One segment of Deltaproteobacteria bacterium DNA contains the following:
- a CDS encoding radical SAM protein — protein sequence MSTLAILETLCTQYADLPREAILKTDLLRLGLAFTPEALARGAAAKPKSYFIFSFDRRKQEELTLAERTQAPEEIALCDGPWGLRRTIVSVRLHPDSPYRVTVVDDRLVLQCDGTALCNVALPAAPPYYGQTLSSGKPITDLAPTLEWGYLIYITAFRLCQYWGTESECQFCDINENYRQQRATGRAYTGVKDPTAVCEALARIDTLDTARETHAYTVTGGSITDRLHDLDEAAFYARYAEAIEAQFPGRWIGKVVTQALPLADVRRLKAAGYQIYHPNYEVWDDRLFNLLCPGKAQYIGRDLWHRRIVDAADVFGPAHVIPNFVAGVELARPHGFATIEEALRSTGEGLQWFMSRGICPRFTVWCVEPNTALYAANPEPPPLEYYVKLLQLYRDTFRQYGLPLPPGYGAPGPGHAVFSVSAFMDVL from the coding sequence ATGAGTACGTTAGCGATCCTCGAGACCCTCTGTACGCAATATGCTGACTTGCCGCGCGAAGCGATCCTGAAGACCGACTTGCTACGGCTTGGGCTGGCCTTCACACCGGAGGCATTGGCGCGTGGTGCGGCGGCCAAACCGAAATCGTATTTCATTTTTTCGTTCGATCGCCGCAAACAGGAGGAGTTGACGCTTGCCGAGCGAACGCAGGCGCCGGAAGAGATTGCGCTGTGCGATGGGCCGTGGGGATTGCGCCGCACTATCGTCTCCGTGCGCCTTCATCCTGACTCGCCGTATCGTGTGACCGTGGTCGATGATCGGCTCGTACTGCAATGCGACGGCACCGCCTTGTGCAACGTCGCGTTGCCCGCCGCGCCGCCGTATTATGGCCAAACGCTCAGTAGCGGGAAACCCATCACCGATCTCGCGCCGACGCTTGAATGGGGGTATCTCATTTACATTACTGCGTTCCGACTCTGCCAATATTGGGGCACGGAAAGCGAGTGCCAATTTTGCGACATCAACGAAAATTACCGACAACAGCGCGCGACCGGCCGCGCGTACACCGGCGTCAAAGATCCCACCGCCGTCTGCGAAGCGCTGGCGCGCATCGATACGCTCGACACCGCGCGCGAGACGCACGCCTATACGGTCACCGGCGGGAGCATCACGGATCGACTCCACGACCTCGATGAAGCCGCATTCTACGCCCGCTACGCGGAAGCGATTGAAGCCCAATTTCCCGGCCGTTGGATTGGCAAGGTCGTCACCCAAGCCTTGCCACTCGCGGACGTGCGGCGGCTCAAAGCGGCAGGCTATCAAATCTATCATCCGAATTACGAAGTGTGGGACGACCGACTCTTCAATCTACTTTGCCCAGGTAAAGCGCAGTATATCGGTCGCGATCTGTGGCACCGCCGCATCGTCGACGCCGCCGACGTGTTCGGTCCGGCACACGTGATCCCGAACTTCGTGGCCGGCGTGGAGCTCGCCCGCCCGCACGGTTTTGCGACCATCGAGGAAGCGCTCCGCTCCACCGGCGAGGGCTTGCAGTGGTTCATGTCGCGCGGCATTTGCCCCCGCTTCACGGTCTGGTGTGTAGAGCCGAACACGGCGCTGTACGCCGCCAATCCCGAACCGCCGCCGCTCGAATATTATGTAAAATTGTTACAACTGTACCGCGACACGTTCCGACAATACGGCCTCCCACTGCCCCCCGGCTACGGCGCTCCCGGCCCCGGGCACGCCGTCTTCTCCGTCTCCGCATTTATGGATGTGTTGTGA
- a CDS encoding DUF2231 domain-containing protein, producing MEPATPLLTWPTVLWWLPPLHPLFVHFPAAFLFGAGGIAGWQLVRRSFAPSRTLTWLLDAGAVTALAAVGSGLYFESSIPHRHDGVIHTVMEWHETLGIVTAIVAVLLTIGRRCADRAANTRWTRVLLWGTVALMLLVGITGHFGALLVHRFSIAVPVPVHMHP from the coding sequence ATGGAACCCGCAACACCACTGCTCACTTGGCCCACAGTTCTATGGTGGCTGCCGCCACTCCATCCGCTCTTCGTCCACTTTCCAGCTGCATTTCTGTTCGGTGCCGGCGGCATCGCGGGTTGGCAATTGGTCCGGCGATCATTCGCACCATCACGAACTCTGACGTGGCTACTCGATGCCGGAGCCGTCACTGCGCTCGCGGCCGTGGGCAGCGGACTCTACTTTGAATCGTCCATTCCGCACCGTCATGACGGCGTCATTCACACCGTGATGGAATGGCACGAGACGCTCGGCATCGTCACGGCCATCGTCGCCGTGCTGCTGACCATCGGACGTCGCTGCGCCGATCGCGCTGCCAATACCCGCTGGACACGCGTCCTGCTCTGGGGCACCGTTGCGCTGATGTTGTTGGTCGGCATCACGGGGCACTTCGGTGCATTGCTGGTCCACCGTTTCTCGATCGCCGTACCTGTGCCTGTACATATGCATCCATAA
- a CDS encoding efflux RND transporter permease subunit, with amino-acid sequence MINALIDYCARNRFLVILLTAGAVMLGVQTLRQVPLDAIPDLSDKQVIVLSRWDQSPDIVEDQVTYPIITALLGAPKVKTIRGVSDYGASFVYVIFEDDVDLYWARSRVLEYLSKILPQLPRGVETQLGPDATGVGWVFQYALVDESGSHDLAELRSLQDWHLRYLLQAVPGVAEVATIGGFVQQYQVQVQPNALLAYGISITQVVEAIRKNNQDVGARLVEFGGTEYMVRGRGYLRSAAEIGQIAVGVDKNGTPLLIRNLGTVTLGPDIRRGIADFNGRGDTVGGIVVMRWGENALAVIDRVKALLATIEPTLPAGVKLVTTYDRSDLIERAVGTLTHELWQELLIVSGVLLLFLWHLPSALLPIVTIPVAVLLSFIPFQLMGLSANIMSLGGIAVAIGALVDSSIVVIENVHKKLEQWSEASGPPLGEVLLTAVKEVGRSSFFSLLVIAVSFMPIFALEAQEGRLFKPLAFTKNLSMTIASILTITLVPALITLIIRTRPVRLRSQRLTHFVNRFLIGRIHPETDHPVSRWLQRWYTPAAHWVLRHPVKVVVLAIALVIPSLGLFFFGLGTEFMPALDEGSVLYMPTTLPGVASSEMERLLQNQDRILAGFPEVATVHGKAGRADTATDPAPLSMVETVIQLKHGVHWTRELEQRFDHAMQFPGTTNAWTMPIKTRIDMLSTGFRTPLGIKILGKDLGVIQELGLQIEQLLQQVPGTRSAYFERTTSGYFLDITLKREELARYGLSVEDANAVITSAIGGENIGRTIEGRARYPISVRYPRELRDNLQDLGRVLVPIQNGGQIPLTAIADLATTTGPSMIRNENGLLAGYVHIDVTGRDLGGYLAEADRVLKAQLQVPPSYLPQWSGQYEYMKRVKEKLVTIVPLTLLIVFLLIYINTGSLAKTALVLLAVPFSAIGAIWLLWGLDYHVSIAVWVGLIALLGLDAETGIFMLLYLDLAHDQAQAEGQLRNEDELREAIFHGAVRRIRPKIMTVATTFLGLMPMMWATGTGAEVMKRVAAPMAGGLFTSFLLELLVYPAIYFLWRRRALPRATA; translated from the coding sequence ATGATCAACGCACTCATTGATTACTGCGCCCGTAACCGCTTCTTAGTGATCCTGCTCACGGCGGGCGCCGTAATGCTCGGCGTCCAGACGTTACGGCAAGTCCCGCTCGACGCGATCCCCGACCTCTCCGACAAACAAGTCATCGTCCTCTCGCGTTGGGACCAAAGCCCCGACATCGTCGAGGATCAAGTCACGTATCCGATCATTACCGCGCTGCTCGGCGCCCCGAAGGTGAAAACGATCCGCGGCGTCTCCGATTACGGCGCCTCGTTCGTCTACGTGATTTTCGAAGACGACGTGGATCTGTATTGGGCCCGAAGCCGCGTGCTGGAATATCTCTCCAAGATCCTCCCCCAACTCCCGCGCGGCGTAGAAACCCAACTCGGCCCCGACGCGACCGGCGTCGGCTGGGTCTTTCAATATGCGTTAGTCGATGAAAGCGGCAGCCACGACTTAGCGGAACTGCGGAGTCTGCAAGACTGGCACTTGCGCTATCTGTTGCAAGCCGTGCCGGGCGTGGCGGAAGTGGCCACGATTGGCGGCTTCGTGCAGCAATACCAAGTCCAAGTCCAGCCCAATGCGTTGTTGGCGTATGGCATCTCGATCACGCAAGTCGTCGAGGCGATCCGCAAGAATAATCAAGACGTCGGAGCGCGGCTCGTCGAGTTCGGCGGCACGGAATATATGGTCCGCGGACGCGGCTATTTGCGTTCAGCCGCAGAGATCGGCCAAATCGCGGTCGGCGTCGACAAGAACGGCACTCCGCTGCTGATCCGCAACCTCGGCACCGTGACACTCGGCCCCGACATCCGCCGCGGGATCGCCGACTTCAACGGACGAGGCGACACGGTCGGCGGCATTGTCGTGATGCGCTGGGGCGAAAATGCATTGGCTGTGATCGACCGCGTGAAGGCATTGCTCGCCACGATCGAACCAACGCTTCCCGCCGGCGTAAAACTGGTGACAACGTATGATCGCTCCGACTTGATCGAACGCGCCGTCGGCACACTCACGCACGAACTCTGGCAAGAACTCCTGATCGTCAGCGGCGTCTTGCTGCTGTTTCTGTGGCATCTCCCCAGCGCGCTGCTCCCGATCGTGACCATTCCGGTCGCGGTGTTGCTCTCGTTCATCCCGTTCCAACTGATGGGGCTCTCCGCGAATATCATGTCGCTCGGCGGCATTGCGGTCGCGATCGGGGCGTTAGTCGATTCCTCGATCGTCGTGATCGAGAACGTGCACAAAAAACTCGAACAATGGAGCGAAGCCAGCGGACCGCCGCTTGGCGAAGTCTTGTTGACCGCAGTGAAAGAAGTCGGTCGCTCCAGTTTCTTTTCGTTGCTCGTGATCGCAGTGTCGTTCATGCCGATCTTCGCCCTCGAGGCCCAGGAAGGGCGCTTGTTCAAGCCGCTCGCATTCACGAAGAACCTCTCGATGACGATCGCCTCGATCCTGACGATCACATTGGTGCCCGCACTGATCACGCTGATCATACGAACTCGCCCCGTGCGACTCCGTTCGCAACGCCTGACGCACTTCGTGAATCGCTTCCTGATCGGCCGCATTCACCCGGAAACGGATCATCCGGTCAGCCGTTGGCTACAACGGTGGTACACCCCCGCCGCGCATTGGGTGCTGCGGCATCCGGTGAAGGTTGTCGTGCTCGCGATTGCTCTCGTCATCCCCAGTCTTGGTCTCTTCTTCTTCGGCCTCGGAACGGAATTCATGCCGGCGCTCGATGAAGGGAGCGTGCTGTATATGCCGACCACGCTCCCTGGCGTGGCATCGAGCGAGATGGAACGTCTACTCCAAAATCAAGATCGCATCTTGGCGGGATTTCCGGAAGTCGCGACGGTCCACGGCAAGGCGGGCCGCGCCGACACTGCAACCGACCCCGCGCCGCTCTCGATGGTGGAGACCGTGATTCAACTGAAACACGGCGTGCATTGGACCCGCGAGTTGGAACAACGTTTCGATCATGCCATGCAATTTCCCGGCACCACCAACGCGTGGACGATGCCGATCAAGACGCGGATCGACATGCTCTCCACCGGATTCCGCACGCCGCTCGGGATCAAGATTCTGGGCAAAGATTTGGGCGTGATTCAAGAACTCGGATTGCAGATCGAGCAACTGCTGCAACAAGTCCCCGGCACGCGGAGCGCGTATTTTGAACGCACGACCAGCGGCTACTTCTTGGACATCACGTTAAAACGCGAAGAACTGGCCCGTTACGGGCTCTCGGTTGAAGACGCCAACGCCGTGATCACCTCCGCGATCGGCGGCGAAAACATCGGCCGCACGATCGAAGGGCGCGCGCGCTATCCGATCAGCGTCCGCTATCCGCGCGAACTGCGCGACAATTTGCAAGATTTGGGTCGCGTCTTAGTCCCGATTCAAAACGGCGGACAGATTCCGCTGACCGCGATCGCCGATTTGGCCACCACAACCGGCCCCAGCATGATTCGCAACGAAAACGGTTTACTCGCGGGCTACGTGCATATCGACGTCACCGGTCGCGATCTCGGCGGATATCTCGCGGAAGCCGATCGCGTGCTGAAGGCGCAGCTGCAAGTCCCGCCGAGTTACCTGCCGCAGTGGAGCGGGCAGTATGAATATATGAAACGGGTGAAAGAGAAGCTCGTGACGATCGTCCCGCTCACGCTGCTGATCGTCTTTCTCCTCATCTATATCAACACCGGGTCGTTGGCGAAGACGGCGTTGGTACTACTTGCCGTCCCGTTTTCCGCGATCGGCGCAATCTGGCTACTGTGGGGACTCGATTATCACGTCAGCATCGCCGTGTGGGTCGGACTTATCGCGCTGCTCGGTCTCGACGCGGAAACGGGCATCTTCATGCTGCTGTATCTCGACCTCGCCCACGACCAGGCGCAAGCGGAAGGACAACTGCGCAACGAAGATGAGTTGCGCGAAGCGATCTTCCACGGCGCCGTGCGCCGAATTCGTCCGAAGATCATGACCGTGGCGACGACGTTCTTAGGCTTGATGCCGATGATGTGGGCCACCGGGACCGGCGCAGAAGTGATGAAGCGCGTTGCGGCGCCGATGGCGGGCGGACTGTTCACCTCGTTTCTGTTGGAGTTGCTGGTCTATCCGGCCATTTATTTCTTATGGCGGCGGCGCGCATTGCCCCGCGCCACGGCGTAG
- a CDS encoding efflux RND transporter periplasmic adaptor subunit: protein MNRRRSTPWFWGILLVLGLAWGAAWKFDRLPDWLSPSSPSPHHGTAAPTVYTCPMHPGIRADQPGDCPICGMRLVPLEAAPPPDAHEGHAPVPATPSNEHQGHGTESPTPPPSTSGAVRIPVERQQSIGMRTIVVSRMPATRHIRTVGRVAFDPELMVAQREFVEALRLGDRSLIEAATLHLRHMGVSDGELTRLRKQRREEVGLFLPHAGGSVWVYAPLFEHELPLVAIGTAVTITAQGTGDPFQGIVRSLDPIVDPQTRTARARIEVTGAGGVLRPDTFVNTEIIVPLGEQLVIPLESLIDTGKRKVVLVQSAGDLFTPREITTGAQVDAGVVVTGGLTEGETVVARAAFLVNSESSLKAGLGSAVQHAH from the coding sequence ATTGGCTCTCTCCTTCGTCTCCATCGCCACACCACGGCACCGCTGCGCCGACGGTCTACACCTGTCCGATGCATCCGGGCATTCGCGCCGATCAACCGGGCGATTGCCCGATCTGCGGGATGCGTCTGGTTCCGTTAGAGGCCGCGCCCCCACCGGACGCCCACGAGGGACACGCCCCAGTGCCGGCGACTCCATCTAATGAACATCAAGGACACGGCACGGAATCGCCCACGCCACCACCGAGCACGAGCGGCGCCGTGCGGATTCCTGTGGAGCGCCAACAGAGCATCGGCATGCGGACCATTGTCGTGTCCCGCATGCCGGCTACGCGCCATATCCGCACCGTCGGACGGGTCGCCTTCGACCCGGAGCTGATGGTCGCACAACGTGAATTTGTCGAGGCGTTGCGACTCGGCGATCGCTCGTTGATCGAGGCCGCCACGCTGCATCTGCGCCATATGGGTGTCAGCGACGGCGAACTCACGCGACTGCGCAAACAGCGCCGCGAAGAAGTCGGCCTCTTCCTGCCCCACGCTGGAGGTTCGGTATGGGTCTATGCGCCACTGTTCGAACATGAACTCCCGCTCGTCGCGATCGGGACGGCAGTCACGATCACCGCGCAAGGGACCGGCGATCCGTTTCAAGGCATCGTGCGCTCCCTCGACCCGATCGTCGATCCGCAAACGCGCACCGCACGGGCCCGCATCGAAGTGACCGGCGCCGGCGGCGTGTTACGGCCCGACACATTCGTCAACACGGAGATCATCGTGCCGCTCGGAGAGCAACTCGTGATTCCGTTGGAATCGTTAATCGACACCGGCAAACGCAAAGTCGTGCTCGTGCAATCGGCGGGCGACCTGTTCACCCCGCGCGAGATTACGACCGGCGCCCAAGTCGATGCCGGTGTTGTGGTCACCGGCGGACTCACGGAAGGCGAAACTGTCGTCGCCCGCGCCGCGTTCCTCGTAAACTCGGAAAGTTCATTGAAGGCGGGCCTCGGCAGTGCGGTGCAACATGCGCATTAG
- a CDS encoding SO_0444 family Cu/Zn efflux transporter has protein sequence MTTFTTHFFGIAGAAWELLVSAGIYILLGLVVAALLHAFVRRETIARYLGQRNFRSVLYAALAGIPLPLCSCGVLPAAMGLRKDGASKGATLAFLISTPETGVDSIAVTYALIDPLMAAIRPVAAFTTAFVAGALEVVLNHDSGAPSGNHTATAACCHADAGPSHHALPTPHAASSTSPGSPLARLRIGFHYAFVELLADITPTFLLGIGLGGVIAHVIPTTFIETYLGHGLPAMLVMLAVGIPLYICAAASTPIAAALIMKGMSPGVALVFLLAGPATNITALPVVAKMLGWRSVGVYLLTIAVAAVGFGLLTDLLYGIGGVPLRVGLSPHEHPVALGLRTASALALLGTMLHATLRQRRPTR, from the coding sequence ATGACCACATTCACGACTCACTTTTTCGGCATTGCCGGCGCGGCCTGGGAATTACTAGTCAGCGCCGGGATCTATATCCTGCTCGGCCTGGTTGTTGCGGCGTTGCTGCATGCGTTTGTCCGCCGCGAAACGATCGCGCGCTATCTCGGCCAGCGCAATTTCCGCTCCGTCCTCTATGCCGCATTGGCCGGCATTCCGCTTCCACTCTGCTCCTGCGGCGTATTGCCTGCGGCGATGGGCCTGCGCAAAGACGGTGCATCGAAGGGGGCCACGCTTGCGTTTCTCATTTCCACGCCGGAGACCGGCGTCGACTCGATCGCGGTCACGTATGCGCTGATCGATCCGCTGATGGCCGCGATTCGGCCCGTCGCAGCCTTTACCACGGCCTTTGTTGCCGGCGCGTTGGAAGTGGTGCTGAATCATGACAGCGGTGCTCCGTCCGGAAACCACACCGCCACAGCGGCCTGTTGTCATGCGGACGCCGGACCATCGCACCACGCATTGCCGACGCCCCATGCTGCGTCCTCAACATCACCCGGCTCTCCACTCGCCCGCCTCCGCATCGGCTTCCATTACGCCTTCGTCGAACTCTTGGCCGATATCACGCCGACCTTCCTGCTCGGCATCGGGCTCGGCGGCGTCATTGCGCACGTCATCCCGACGACATTCATTGAAACATATTTGGGACACGGACTCCCGGCGATGCTCGTGATGTTGGCCGTCGGCATCCCGCTCTACATCTGCGCCGCCGCCTCCACACCCATCGCCGCCGCGCTGATCATGAAGGGGATGAGTCCAGGCGTCGCGCTCGTCTTCTTGCTCGCCGGCCCGGCGACCAACATCACAGCGCTCCCGGTCGTGGCCAAGATGCTCGGCTGGCGCAGCGTCGGCGTCTATCTGCTCACCATCGCCGTCGCCGCCGTCGGCTTCGGCTTACTCACCGACCTCCTTTATGGAATAGGCGGCGTGCCGCTGCGCGTGGGACTGTCCCCCCACGAACATCCGGTCGCCCTAGGGCTGCGCACCGCAAGCGCCCTCGCCCTCCTCGGCACGATGCTCCATGCCACCCTCCGCCAACGCCGCCCCACCCGCTAA